The Montipora capricornis isolate CH-2021 chromosome 3, ASM3666992v2, whole genome shotgun sequence genome window below encodes:
- the LOC138040955 gene encoding zinc finger protein 862-like, producing the protein MSANLLDLWKIGGKRKAESSTDQNPSSEKAKKNERRIRKFQPAWKKEFPWVEYNEEKIEMFCVVCRKYPTVADKGSRLYTGINGSSNTGFRRDSLSSHDKSQSHYFCLQRAKNEERPEQAPLEQISRKMDKESKGKLEKLFNTAHFVAKEKLAMAKFPSLCDLQEKNGLDVGKHYRNAAACKTFIGAIADSERNETRNDIHNSNFFSVLSDGSTDSGVIEQESVFVRYIKEGNVKTTLADIVDLESGNAEGVLGGIDKALSRVGVTVETQSKKMVGSNFDGASVMMGQKTGVATRLKERIGNHHVTTHCVAHNLELAIADAIKEVSHYSKFEETVKGIFKFYFYSPKKRRELSQISELLEEDRVRYGGVKCIRWLASQHRALLALQKHYAVTVYHLENTTSSSKGEDGAKAKGYLKELKTERFVKMLHYMVDVTAILGRLSKQFQYEDLFITDIICKVDKAKLQLEDLKKNVGECYKSFSSNYDTQTGNFKCGKNGDQVVKLSNTGVNMEGHFNKLLTDICNYTDSRFESLTTPPISCFQSFDFRIWPQSRSDLLHHGDGDIKTLVAHFSNVLPDETSNGALDQWLDLKLLLSQPAQRKLLPHEVYSSLLANKPNNLSHILLVVEIMMVLSASTAVCERSFSAMNRIKTNLKTNMKQETLQDLLLVSTASPDVKEFSPEEAISVWIGSGKNKRHFVSSDVQHNTADRSAVTAEAEDAELEERPPLPALPALDEP; encoded by the exons atGTCAGCAAATTTACTTGACTTGTGGAAAATTGGTGGTAAACGAAAAGCCGAATCCTCCACAGACCAAAATCCAAGCAgcgaaaaagcgaaaaaaaatgaACGACGAATTAGGAAATTCCAACCAGCATGGAAAAAAGAATTTCCGTGGGTTGAGTATAACGAGGAGAAGATCGAAATGTTCTGTGTAGTATGTCGTAAATACCCGACGGTGGCCGATAAAGGGAGCCGGCTTTATACAGGAATTAATGGGTCTTCCAATACTGGTTTTCGCCGCGATTCTCTTTCAAGTCATGACAAGAGCCAATCTCATTACTTTTGTCTTCAACGAGCGAAAAACGAAGAAAGACCAGAGCAGGCGCCGTTGGAGCAAATAAGCCGGAAAATGGACAAGGAATCTAAgggcaaacttgaaaaacttttcAACACGGCACATTTCGTTGCGAAAGAAAAACTGGCCATGGCAAAGTTCCCTAGTCTATGtgatcttcaagaaaaaaatggattGGATGTCGGGAAGCACTACAGAAATGCGGCCGCCTGTAAAACATTCATCGGTGCGATTGCTGATTCGGAAAGAAACGAGACACGAAATGACATCCACAATTCcaattttttctctgttttatcTGATGGAAGCACCGATTCTGGAGTAATTGAACAGGAATCTGTATTTGTGCGATATATCAAGGAAGGGAATGTAAAGACAACGTTGGCGGACATAGTTGATCTCGAGTCTGGAAATGCGGAAG GTGTTCTGGGAGGGATAGACAAAGCCCTTTCACGTGTGGGAGTAACAGTGGaaactcaaagtaaaaaaatggTGGGGTCGAATTTTGACGGTGCATCCGTGATGATGGGTCAAAAGACAGGGGTTGCAACACGACTGAAAGAGCGGATTGGAAACCACCATGTCACTACTCACTGCGTCGCACACAACCTTGAGTTAGCGATAGCAGATGCTATTAAAGAAGTATCTCACTACAGCAAATTTGAGGAAACTGTGAAAGGGATTTTTAAGTTCTACTTTTATTCgccaaagaaaagaagagaactttcacaaattagtgaattacttgaGGAGGATAGGGTTCGCTATGGTGGTGTAAAATGTATCCGTTGGTTAGCGAGTCAACACAGGGCTCTGTTGGCACTCCAGAAGCATTACGCTGTTACTGTTTACCACCTTGAGAATACCACTTCAAGTAGCAAAGGTGAGGACGGAGCCAAGGCAAAGGGGTACCTGAAAGAATTGAAGACCGAGCGTTTTGTCAAGATGCTGCACTACATGGTTGATGTGACTGCAATACTTGGACGTCTGTCAAAGCAGTTCCAATATGAAGACCTCTTCATTACGGACATCATTTGCAAAGTCGACAAGGCTAAGCTGCAGCTAGAGGATCTGAAGAAGAATGTTGGAGAGTGCTacaaatccttttccagcaactATGATACCCAGACCGGTAACTTCAAATGTGGGAAGAATGGTGACCAGGTGGTTAAGCTGTCAAACACTGGCGTGAACAtggaggggcactttaacaaacTTCTCACTGACATCTGCAACTACACCGACAGTAGATTTGAGTCTCTCACAACTCCGCCGATCAGCTGCTTCCAAAGTTTTGATTTCAGGATTTGGCCCCAAAGCAGAAGCGACCTGCTGCATCATGGTGATGGAGACATCAAAACACTGGTCGCTCACTTTTCCAATGTTCTACCAGATGAGACAAGTAATGGTGCtctggatcagtggcttgatttGAAGCTCTTACTCTCACAGCCTGCACAAAGAAAGTTACTTCCGCATGAAGTGTATTCTTCGTTGCTGGCAAACAAGCCAAACAACCTGTCCCACATCCTTCTAGTTGTAGAAATCATGATGGTCTTATCAGCTTCAACTGCAGTCTGCGAGAGGTCCTTTTCGGCCATGAACCGGATTAAGACTAACCTCAAAACTAACATGAAGCAGGAAACACTGCAGGatttgttgcttgtttcaacGGCAAGTCCTGATGTCAAGGAGTTCTCGCCAGAAGAAGCTATTAGCGTCTGGATCGGCAGCGGCAAGAACAAGAGACACTTCGTCTCTTCTGATGTCCAGCACAACACCGCTGATCGATCAGCTGTTACAGCAGAAGCTGAAGATGCTGAACTAGAGGAACGTCCACCTCTTCCTGCTCTCCCTGCCCTGGATGAGCCTTGA
- the LOC138040149 gene encoding cGMP-dependent protein kinase 1-like: protein MGSSSSLNRSRSNEEPNGKIPHQIIANWGSNQLRRELREKDDFLQHTNAELQYKQRIIDEKDMELAKLRKEIHELKCVVQQTAHKSSILSTIQEDRGMAVSNSKLATKDILSSRKEKRMAVSGESSSKAQEESKKELERHPKDFRSKELIKDAINENDFLKNLDSAQVREIVDCMYPKNYFMYDIIVQEGDIGHALYVIAEGRLEVTKDGEFLGEMSGGTVFGELAILYNCKRTATVKAMDSARLWIIDRSVFQMIMMRTGMMRHSAHVTFLKSVPLLKNLSDQEFSKLGDVLEEVILNYVFHWIKNRFFFTASNVCFIYSRQNEDILKLH, encoded by the exons ATGGGGAGTTCCTCGAGTTTGAACCGTTCTCGTAGTAACGAGGAGCCAAATGGTAAAATACCGCATCAAATTATTGCTAACTGGGGAAGTAATCAACTCAGGCGCGAACTTAGAGAAAAAGACGACTTCCTGCAGCACACAAATGCTGAGTTACAATACAAGCAACGGATTATTGATGAGAAAGATATGGAGTTAGCAAAGCTAAGGAAAGAGATTCATGAGTTGAAATGTGTCGTTCAGCAAACCGCTCACAAAAGCAGTATCCTTTCCACGATTCAAGAAGATCGGGGAATGGCAGTTAGCAACTCAAAGTTGGCTACAAAAGACATTTTGTCAAGCAGAAAGGAGAAAAGAATGGCCGTAAGTGGGGAAAGCAGCTCAAAAGCACAAGAAGAATCGAAGAAAGAGCTGGAACGCCACCCAAAAGACTttag ATCGAAAGAACTCATAAAGGACGCGATCAACGAAAACGATTTTCTGAAGAATTTGGACTCTGCTCAAGTCCGAGAGATTGTTGACTGCATGTATCCCAAGAACTACTTTATGTATGATATCATCGTCCAGGAAGGAGATATTGGCCACGCACTGTATGTTATTGCAG AGGGTCGGCTCGAAGTGACTAAAGATGGTGAATTCTTAGGCGAAATGAGTGGAGGAACTGTGTTTGGTGAACTAGCCATCCTGTATAACTGTAAGCGGACAGCAACAGTGAAAG CAATGGATAGTGCAAGACTATGGATCATAGATCGGAGTGTTTTTCAGATGATCATGATGCGAACTGGAATGATGAGACATTCTGCTCATGTCACATTTCTAAAAAG TGTTCCACTTTTGAAGAACTTGTCTGACCAAGAATTTTCCAAACTTGGAGATGTGCTAGAAGAGGTGATACTAAACTACGTATTTCACTGGATCAAAAACCGGTTTTTTTTTACTGCTTCAAATGTATGTTTTATTTATAGTAGGCAGAATGaggatattttaaaacttcattGA